In one Desulfobacterales bacterium genomic region, the following are encoded:
- a CDS encoding YbhB/YbcL family Raf kinase inhibitor-like protein → MALVLTSSAFDEGQAIPNRFTCDGPDVSPDLAWSGIPETAASLALICDDPDAPMGTWVHWVLFNIPAGTTGLPAEISSDATLDSGARHGINDFGKLGYGGPCPPGGTHRYFFKLFALDTELELDSGITKAQLLAAMEGHILAEGQLMGTYSR, encoded by the coding sequence ATGGCGCTTGTCCTTACCAGTTCGGCATTTGACGAAGGCCAGGCCATTCCCAACCGTTTTACCTGTGACGGGCCCGATGTTTCCCCGGACCTGGCATGGAGCGGAATCCCTGAAACGGCTGCCAGTCTGGCGCTGATATGTGATGACCCCGATGCGCCCATGGGGACGTGGGTGCACTGGGTACTGTTCAACATCCCTGCCGGCACAACCGGGCTGCCGGCCGAAATCTCATCGGATGCGACTTTAGATAGCGGTGCCCGTCACGGTATAAATGATTTTGGCAAATTGGGCTACGGGGGACCCTGTCCGCCGGGTGGCACCCACCGCTATTTTTTCAAGCTTTTTGCACTGGACACCGAGCTTGAACTGGACAGCGGCATTACCAAGGCCCAGCTGCTCGCAGCCATGGAGGGCCATATTCTGGCCGAGGGCCAGCTGATGGGCACTTACAGCCGCTGA
- a CDS encoding DUF4124 domain-containing protein → MKFLMTIICVLLAGLFSTSLIAGQVYTWTDENGNLHVTDTPPPPKSKVKDTLEYQEKTAEDIQALQNQKERRNQEREQDARENRVTEAKKRAREADQAAQVAAEEADQITQEVEAYVRRLGSTKEKRKQFRKKIQREIQRAEAAQERARQAVDDARLAAEEARRVEEEFNSQPQ, encoded by the coding sequence ATGAAATTTTTAATGACCATTATCTGCGTTTTGCTGGCGGGCCTATTCAGCACCAGCCTTATCGCCGGCCAGGTCTATACCTGGACGGATGAAAACGGCAACCTGCATGTCACCGATACCCCGCCACCGCCCAAGTCCAAAGTCAAGGATACGCTGGAGTACCAGGAAAAAACCGCCGAAGACATTCAGGCACTGCAAAATCAAAAAGAGCGGCGCAATCAGGAACGCGAGCAGGACGCCAGAGAAAACCGTGTCACAGAAGCCAAAAAGCGCGCCAGGGAAGCAGACCAAGCCGCCCAGGTAGCTGCCGAGGAAGCTGATCAAATTACCCAGGAAGTTGAAGCCTATGTTCGACGGCTCGGCTCGACCAAGGAAAAGCGAAAACAATTCCGCAAAAAAATCCAACGGGAAATCCAACGGGCTGAAGCCGCTCAGGAGCGCGCCCGGCAAGCAGTAGATGATGCCAGACTGGCAGCCGAAGAAGCGCGACGGGTGGAAGAAGAATTCAACAGCCAACCACAGTAA
- the menA gene encoding 1,4-dihydroxy-2-naphthoate octaprenyltransferase: MNLYRNYVLASRPWSFSMTAISISVGSALAAIDGDFSWAYYLLTLVAGVFMHAATNLINDYYDVKSGVDFKGVSTGIYRPHPLLEDKLTSQQVMTEAIVLYAVATGIGLYLAASRGWPLLTIGMIGVFASITYTAPPFKYKYIALGELSVFLMWGPLMVSGSYFIQSQAFSSSAVFISIPFGILVALVLLANNIRDISHDRSKGIRTLPIIIGERNGLRLYSTLVMFAYAGIIGMSIAGPLYLWTLIVVLSLPLALKLIRQMMQKIPADADAQTAKLDTAFGILLVVSLVLEGIV; this comes from the coding sequence ATGAATCTATATCGAAATTATGTACTAGCAAGTCGACCTTGGTCCTTTTCAATGACAGCCATCTCCATCAGCGTCGGATCGGCCCTTGCGGCCATCGACGGTGATTTTTCATGGGCCTATTATCTGCTGACCCTTGTTGCCGGTGTGTTCATGCACGCCGCCACCAATTTGATCAATGACTATTATGATGTCAAAAGCGGGGTGGACTTTAAAGGCGTTTCCACCGGAATATACCGCCCGCACCCCCTGCTGGAGGACAAATTAACGTCTCAGCAAGTGATGACCGAGGCCATTGTGCTCTATGCCGTTGCCACCGGCATTGGCTTGTATCTGGCAGCAAGCCGTGGGTGGCCGCTGCTGACAATTGGCATGATCGGCGTTTTCGCGAGCATTACCTATACCGCACCACCGTTTAAATACAAATACATCGCCCTGGGTGAACTTTCTGTATTTTTAATGTGGGGGCCGCTAATGGTATCGGGCTCATATTTTATTCAAAGCCAGGCATTCAGCAGCAGTGCAGTGTTCATATCCATCCCCTTCGGCATTCTGGTGGCCCTGGTATTGCTGGCCAATAATATCCGCGACATTTCCCATGACCGCAGCAAAGGTATTCGCACCTTGCCGATCATCATCGGTGAGCGCAATGGGTTGCGCCTTTACAGCACCCTGGTCATGTTTGCCTATGCCGGAATCATCGGCATGTCGATTGCCGGCCCCCTGTATCTGTGGACCCTCATCGTTGTGCTTTCCCTGCCGCTGGCGCTGAAACTCATACGCCAGATGATGCAAAAAATACCGGCTGATGCCGATGCCCAGACAGCCAAACTGGATACCGCTTTTGGCATCCTGTTGGTTGTTTCTCTTGTGCTGGAGGGTATAGTTTGA
- a CDS encoding CPBP family intramembrane metalloprotease, with amino-acid sequence MNPSGFRPSEIASTVALACVLWFVTFYLSWSIFWIKIAFSAATLAILSLWLQPQRIDQFRFDLNAIVIGLVSAGLLYFIFLTGKMISSAIFPFAQGQIGAIYGKGVGTSPVYIMFLLFFVTGPSEEIYWRGYLQKNLMARYGNWQGWMLATIIYAGVHIWSFNFMLIGAAAVAGAFWGAMYWRFKKLAPVIISHSVWSTVIFAVFPVQ; translated from the coding sequence TTGAATCCCAGCGGGTTTCGTCCCAGTGAGATCGCATCGACCGTTGCTCTGGCATGCGTGCTCTGGTTTGTAACCTTCTACCTGAGCTGGTCGATATTCTGGATAAAAATTGCCTTTTCGGCCGCCACTCTCGCCATACTTTCCCTTTGGCTGCAACCCCAGCGAATCGATCAGTTCCGCTTTGACCTAAACGCCATAGTCATCGGGCTGGTGTCGGCTGGTCTGCTGTATTTTATCTTTTTGACAGGCAAAATGATTTCAAGTGCCATATTTCCTTTCGCCCAGGGACAGATCGGCGCGATTTACGGAAAAGGCGTGGGGACCTCGCCCGTTTATATCATGTTCCTGCTTTTTTTTGTGACCGGTCCTAGCGAGGAAATATATTGGCGCGGCTATTTACAGAAAAACCTGATGGCGCGCTATGGCAACTGGCAGGGCTGGATGCTGGCAACCATCATATATGCCGGGGTGCATATCTGGTCATTCAACTTCATGCTTATAGGCGCGGCTGCGGTGGCGGGGGCTTTCTGGGGTGCCATGTACTGGCGGTTTAAAAAACTGGCGCCGGTCATCATCTCTCATTCGGTCTGGAGCACCGTTATTTTTGCTGTTTTTCCCGTGCAATGA